One window of the Gammaproteobacteria bacterium genome contains the following:
- a CDS encoding DNA methyltransferase has translation MSLQANTLYYGDCLEWLPSFPAESVDLIYLDPPFNSNTSYNLLFGNGGPKRNGGRSAQVRAFDDTWRWDDAAARRVDRIARAAAHPAHKAVVGLRTLIGEGGMLAYLSYMAERLAAMRRVLKPSGSIYLHCDPTASHGLKLVMDVIFGAGNFRTEIVWKRSGAHNDTKQGRRQHGRIHDTLLFYSKGSQWTWNPVYMAYDPEYIRRSYRHREKGTGRRYRIDNLTGPGGGGEG, from the coding sequence ATGAGTCTGCAAGCCAACACGCTCTACTACGGGGACTGCCTGGAATGGCTGCCCAGCTTCCCCGCCGAGTCGGTGGACCTGATCTATCTCGATCCACCGTTCAACTCGAACACCAGCTACAACCTGCTGTTCGGGAACGGCGGGCCGAAGCGGAACGGCGGGCGTAGCGCGCAGGTCCGGGCGTTCGACGACACGTGGCGCTGGGACGATGCAGCGGCCCGGAGGGTGGACCGGATCGCACGGGCAGCCGCGCATCCGGCGCACAAGGCGGTGGTCGGGCTCCGCACGCTGATCGGCGAAGGCGGGATGCTCGCATACCTGTCCTACATGGCCGAACGGCTCGCGGCCATGCGGCGCGTCCTGAAGCCGTCCGGTAGCATATACCTGCATTGCGACCCGACGGCCAGCCACGGGCTCAAGCTTGTCATGGACGTTATCTTCGGAGCCGGCAACTTCCGAACGGAAATCGTCTGGAAGCGATCCGGGGCGCACAACGACACAAAGCAAGGTCGCCGACAACATGGGCGCATTCACGATACCCTGCTGTTCTACTCCAAGGGCTCGCAGTGGACGTGGAACCCCGTCTACATGGCATACGATCCCGAGTACATCCGCCGAAGCTACCGCCATCGTGAGAAGGGAACGGGTCGCCGGTACAGGATCGACAACCTCACAGGTCCGGGGGGGGGCGGCGAAGGGTAA